The following are from one region of the Salminus brasiliensis chromosome 14, fSalBra1.hap2, whole genome shotgun sequence genome:
- the ccn5 gene encoding CCN family member 5 codes for MDSQVRNGCTHALLLAAVLLHYLCCQICCQQCGGLCQCPSSNPVCPDNVPLVVDGCGCCQICARQKGESCSDMLVCDKKNDLQCDYSASFPGDPGECVSAEELSCELNGVSYQDGEVFQPSCAIQCRCVSGGVTCVPLCSNDVRLPTPDCPHPQRVQLPGKCCQEWVCENIDNSVLQDAQAAHRPDQLPPLPGYQANPSLNCIEQSTEWSACSRTCGPGISTRVTNQNPACRLEMQIRLCKVRPCHAFPPRSGPVRPRTCQSSYRSAVPVRLFHQGCYSTRVYRPRYCGLCTDGRCCTPYRTRTINVPFRCRGGRLIYPAVMMITSCACHYNCPYSPAATYRSPAFSG; via the exons ATGGACAGCCAAGTGAGAAATGGGTGCACACACGCGCTGCTGCTGGCAGCTGTTCTACTGCACTACCTGTGCTGCCAG ATTTGCTGTCAGCAGTGTGGTGGTCTGTGCCAATGTCCCAGCTCAAATCCAGTCTGCCCTGACAATGTCCCTCTGGTGGTGGACGGTTGCGGGTGCTGCCAGATATGCGCCCGCCAGAAAGGTGAATCCTGCAGTGACATGCTTGTTTGCGACAAGAAGAACGACCTGCAGTGTGACTACAGTGCAAGTTTTCCTGGAGACCCTGGAGAGTGTGTCA gtgCAGAGGAGCTGAGCTGCGAGCTGAACGGAGTGTCCTATCAGGATGGGGAGGTGTTCCAGCCATCCTGCGCCATCCAGTGTCGCTGTGTGAGTGGAGGGGTGACCTGCGTGCCCCTGTGCAGTAATGACGTCCGTTTGCCCACCCCTGACTGCCCTCACCCTCAGAGGGTGCAGCTGCCAGGAAAGTGCTGCCAGGAGTGGGTGTGTGAGAACATAGACAATAGTGTGCTTCAGGATGCACAAGCAG CTCACAGACCTGACCAGTTACCACCCCTTCCTGGTTACCAAGCCAACCCCAGCTTGAACTGCATAGAGCAGAGCACGGAGTGGAGTGCTTGCTCGCGTACCTGTGGCCCGGGGATATCAACACGTGTAACCAACCAGAACCCGGCCTGCAGGTTGGAAATGCAGATCAGGCTGTGCAAGGTCCGACCCTGCCATGCCTTCCCCCCTAGGAGTGGTCCAGTG AGGCCAAGAACATGCCAGTCCAGCTACAGGTCAGCAGTCCCTGTGCGGCTGTTCCATCAGGGCTGCTACAGCACTCGCGTGTACCGGCCCCGCTACTGCGGCCTGTGCACGGACGGTCGCTGCTGCACCCCCTATCGCACTCGCACCATCAACGTTCCCTTCCGATGCCGAGGCGGCCGGCTAATCTACCCCGCCGTCATGATGATCACTTCCTGTGCCTGCCACTACAACTGCCCTTACTCGCCTGCCGCCACTTACAGGAGCCCTGCCTTCTCGGGCTAG
- the LOC140577257 gene encoding P2Y purinoceptor 1: MGGNFTNASCGWVNFAFTDVFLPTVYVIVLVFGLVANCFGLKSVLTNWTKLGSTNIFALNLCVADILYLLSLPFLVAYYSNSQKWIFGIVLCKITRFLFSINLYGSIGFLTCISVYRYLGIVHPLKVKGRIKKHYSIGITALVWVLVFIQSLPDVYFDKTNPGEKKCFDTTKNTSAEGYLIYSITRTVTGFAIPLVIMVCCYGHVAVTLATKKDCGDTMLKLRCLKLVVILAVLFSICFIPFHIFRNLNLQTRVWKMKHFCRSWYANIYIANQISNGMACLNSIINPLVYLFSSDEILMRCCRCVRIQSYPDFTKFTIVNSPRFRNASVKPPPTP; this comes from the coding sequence ATGGGGGGCAATTTCACCAATGCAAGCTGTGGCTGGGTTAACTTTGCGTTTACGGATGTTTTTCTACCCACAGTGTATGTCATCGTTCTTGTGTTTGGACTTGTTGCCAACTGCTTTGGCTTGAAATCTGTGCTCACCAACTGGACAAAGCTTGGAAGTACAAATATTTTTGCGTTAAACCTGTGTGTGGCTGACATTTTGTACCTGCTCAGTTTGCCTTTTTTGGTGGCATATTACAGTAATAGCCAAAAATGGATCTTTGGAATTGTCCTCTGCAAGATAACAAGATTCTTATTCAGCATCAACCTCTATGGAAGTATTGGCTTTCTCACATGCATCAGCGTGTACAGGTATCTAGGCATCGTCCACCCTCTGAAGGTGAAAGGCCGAATAAAAAAGCACTACTCCATTGGGATAACTGCACTGGTCTGGGTTTTGGTTTTCATTCAGAGTCTTCCTGATGTGTATTTTGACAAAACAAACCCAGGAGAGAAAAAGTGCTTTGACACAACAAAGAACACCAGCGCAGAAGGCTACCTGATCTACAGCATTACGCGAACTGTCACCGGGTTTGCAATCCCACTGGTGATCATGGTGTGCTGCTATGGACACGTGGCTGTCACTCTAGCTACTAAGAAGGACTGTGGCGATACCATGCTGAAACTGAGGTGCCTAAAGCTGGTGGTGATCCTGGCTGTGCTCTTCTCCATTTGCTTCATCCCTTTCCACATCTTCAGAAACCTCAACCTGCAGACCCGGGTTTGGAAGATGAAGCACTTTTGTCGGAGTTGGTATGCCAACATCTACATCGCCAACCAAATAAGCAATGGGATGGCATGCCTGAACAGTATCATAAACCCACTTGTGTATCTGTTCAGCAGTGATGAAATTCTGATGAGGTGCTGTAGGTGTGTAAGGATTCAGTCTTATCCAGACTTTACGAAATTCACTATTGTGAATTCACCAAGATTTAGAAATGCATCTGTTAAACCTCCACCCACACCCTAA